In Acipenser ruthenus chromosome 16, fAciRut3.2 maternal haplotype, whole genome shotgun sequence, the following proteins share a genomic window:
- the LOC117412084 gene encoding stAR-related lipid transfer protein 13-like isoform X2 has protein sequence MDRRNWKTLRPRSLTVHFRDSTYKALGILRRKLNHRQIAELEATEACDWLQAAGFPQYAQLYEDSLFPIDIASVKKDHDFLDRDSLKSLCRRLTILNKCASMKLEVHFQRKQSEDSEEEDLCAISDRWAFQRDSKRWSRLGSFPPPSSHSPEVLHSDMKASASRESVLSDFSDLEGVSVLSSSSSSAGSSGGTSRSQLTMAEPYSSFSSRHLDTTAVSSRSLTENRSSKDLLTLKDMPKKHRSQSFLRKIGSFRRKDKDREAARAKDSDTQGCDLQEGPLQSSMSCTTNESLPGLKQNIPESSQFKRRTKTICRATAGQPASEGSGKQKQKTKSGGIYLEDYEMSLKVPNWTQQLHGPLDLQKDCVVYLPSDHKPGTFPKSLSIESLCPAANDNLGNWRSGNTSLEISMCSSSESQGFGRFRPRRNSCSSMGSIYDNVPEEYRSSEDLFNLGAGGTCDLDDILQHVHGLQHTIDLWSKRVCPELDDLESELPIDPIFPSSVHFEEQSISDVGTAASDFDSTGNSLNEAEEMEMRERRDSGVGASLTRPSRKLRWHSFQNSHRPSLTSASLEINRQSAAQLNLLQKFSLLRLTAIMEKYSVPNKQGWSWTVPKFMKRSKVPDYRDKKVFGVPPIINVQRSGQPLPQSIQQAMRYIRSQCLDQVGIFRKSGVKSRIQMLRKMNETSPDHVSYEGQSAYDVADMLKQYFRDLPEPVFTSKLTDTFLQIYQCVPKEQRLQAVQAAVILLPDENREVLQTLLYFLSDIASAQDNQMTPGNLAVCLAPSIFHLNVSKKESTSPRLIHRRGAAGKPDQKDLNENMAATQGLTHMIIECKKLFQIPHDMMLQSRNSYVAADAHPLPLEGFSRSLLGEPRDYRAFLEDSVQGLLRESMEKFKGWITTPGPESTELSYKKVGDGHPIRLWKVSTEIEAPPLTVLHRVLRERHLWDDDLLHGRVIEALDKNTEIYHYVTDSMAPHPRRDFIVLRKWHSDLPKGACVLVCASVEHDKVQLEGGVRALLLSSRYLIEPCGMGRSRLTHVCRADLRGRSPEWYNKVFGHLCAVEVARIRDSFPVLTARGPETKL, from the exons aACTTGAGGCTACAGAAGCTTGTGATTGGCTTCAAGCAGCTGGATTTCCGCAATATGCACAGCTTTATGAAG ACTCTCTGTTTCCCATCGACATCGCCTCTGTGAAAAAGGACCATGATTTTCTGGACCGGGACTCGCTGAAATCCCTTTGCAG GAGACTGACAATTCTGAACAAGTGTGCCTCTATGAAGCTGGAAGTCCATTTCCAGCGCAAACAG AGCGAAGACTCGGAAGAGGAGGACCTGTGTGCCATCAGTGACCGCTGGGCCTTCCAGCGGGACAGTAAGCGATGGTCCAGACTGGGGTCCTTCCCTCCTCCCAGCTCTCACAGCCCTGAGGTCCTCCACTCTGACATGAAAGCCTCAGCCAGCCGGGAGAGCGTCCTCAGCGACTTCAGCGACCTGGAGGGAGTGTCTgttctcagcagcagcagcagcagcgccgggAGCTCTGGAGGAACCTCGAGGAGTCAGCTCACCATGGCAGAACCCTACTCCAGCTTCTCCTCCCGTCACTTGGACACCACCGCTGTGTCCAGCCGCAGTCTCACAGAGAACCGCTCCTCCAAAGACCTGCTGACTCTCAAGGACATGCCAAAGAAGCACAGATCTCAAAGCTTCCTGAGGAAAATCGGATCTTTCAGAAGAAAGGATAAGGACAGAGAAGCAGCCAGAGCAAAAGACTCCGACACCCAAGGCTGTGACCTCCAGGAAGGGCCACTACAGTCTTCGATGAGCTGCACAACCAACGAGAGCCTTCCAGGCTTGAAACAGAACATACCTGAAAGCTCTCAGTTTAAAAGAAGGACGAAGACCATCTGTAGAGCTACCGCCGGCCAGCCTGCTTCTGAAGGCAGtgggaaacagaaacagaaaaccaAAAGTGGAGGGATTTACTTAGAGGATTATGAGATGAGCTTAAAGGTTCCCAACTGGACACAACAGCTTCACGGGCCACTGGATCTGCAGAAGGACTGTGTTGTTTACCTCCCCAGTGACCACAAGCCAGGTACCTTCCCCAAGTCCCTCTCCATTGAGAGTTTATGTCCCGCAGCCAACGACAATCTTGGGAACTGGAGATCGGGCAACACGTCATTAGAGATCTCGATGTGCAGCAGCAGTGAATCGCAAGGCTTTGGCAGGTTTCGTCCACGCAGGAACTCGTGCAGCTCCATGGGAAGCATCTATGACAACGTACCCGAAGAGTACCGCAGCTCAGAGGACCTTTTCAATTTAGGAGCGGGAGGCACTTGCGACCTGGATGATATCCTGCAGCATGTTCACGGGCTCCAGCACACGATCGATCTCTGGTCCAAAAGAGTTTGTCCCGAGCTGGATGACTTGGAGTCTGAACTGCCCATTGACCCCATCTTCCCATCCAGTGTCCATTTTGAAGAGCAGTCCATATCGGACGTGGGAACCGCAGCTAGTGACTTTGACAGTACAGGGAATTCTTTAAATGAAGCAGAAGAGATGGAAATGAGGGAACGGAGGGATTCGGGAGTGGGGGCCTCGTTGACCAGGCCTAGTAG GAAGCTGAGGTGGCACAGTTTCCAGAACTCGCATCGTCCCAGCCTGACCTCTGCATCTCTGGAGATCAACCGCCAGTCAGCCGCTCAGCTCAACCTGCTGCAGAAATTCTCACTGCTGCGACTCACTGCCATCATGGAGAAGTACTCTGTGCCCAATAAGCAGGGCTGGAGCTG GACGGTGCCAAAGTTCATGAAGAGAAGTAAAGTTCCTGACTACCGGGACAAGAAAGTGTTTGGGGTTCCCCCGATCATCAACGTGCAGCGGAGCGGGCAGCCCCTGCCTCAGAGCATCCAGCAAGCCATGCGATACATCCGCAGCCAGTGCCTGGACCAG GTTGGTATCTTCCGGAAGTCAGGTGTGAAGTCTCGGATCCAGATGCTGAGGAAGATGAACGAGACCTCGCCTGACCATGTGAGTTACGAGGGGCAGTCTGCCTATGACGTGGCGGACATGCTGAAGCAGTATTTCAGGGACCTTCCAGAGCCTGTGTTCACCAGCAAGCTGACTGACACCTTCCTCCAGATCTATCAGT GTGTCCCGAAGGAGCAGCGTTTGCAGGCTGTGCAGGCGGCCGTCATCCTCCTGCCAGACGAGAACCGGGAGGTGCTGCAGACCCTGCTGTACTTCCTGAGCGACATCGCCTCCGCCCAGGACAACCAGATGACCCCCGGAAACCTGGCCGTGTGCCTGGCCCCCTCCATCTTCCACCTCAACGTGTCCAAGAAAGAGAGCACCTCCCCCAG ATTGATACACAGGAGGGGGGCTGCAGGGAAGCCTGATCAGAAGGACCTGAATGAGAACATGGCAGCCACCCAGGGACTCACTCACATGATCATCGAGTGCAAAAAGCTGTTCCAG ATCCCCCATGACATGATGTTGCAGTCCCGAAACTCCTATGTAGCCGCAGACGCCCACCCACTTCCCCTGGAGGGGTTCAGCAGGAGTCTGCTAGGTGAGCCCAGGGATTATCGGGCCTTCCTGGAGGACAGTGTCCAGGGTCTGTTACGAGAATCGATGGAGAAGTTTAAAGGCTGGATTACCACACCAGGACCTGAGAGCACCGAATTATCATACAAAAAG GTTGGGGACGGGCACCCCATTCGTCTGTGGAAGGTCTCCACGGAAATCGAGGCTCCACCACTCACAGTGCTGCACAGAGTGCTGAGAGAGCGCCACCTATGGGATGACGATTTACTGCACGGAAGGGTGATTGAGGCCCTGGACAAGAACACTGAAATCTATCACTACGTCACAGACAGCATGGCACCTCATCCGAGAAGGGATTTCATCGTGTTAAG AAAGTGGCACAGTGATCTTCCGAAGGGGGCGTGTGTGCTCGTGTGCGCCTCGGTGGAACACGACAAGGTGCAGCTGGAAGGCGGCGTGCGCGCGCTGCTCCTGAGCTCCAGGTACCTCATCGAACCCTGCGGGATGGGCCGCTCCAGACTGACGCACGTCTGCCGTGCCGACCTCAG gGGCCGCTCTCCTGAATGGTATAACAAGGTGTTTGGACATCTCTGCGCAGTGGAGGTTGCTAGGATACGAGACTCTTTCCCTGTGTTAACAGCGCGGGGGCCTGAAACGAAGCTGTAG
- the LOC117412084 gene encoding stAR-related lipid transfer protein 13-like isoform X4, with the protein MSSRDKLRTLDDDELEATEACDWLQAAGFPQYAQLYEDSLFPIDIASVKKDHDFLDRDSLKSLCRRLTILNKCASMKLEVHFQRKQSEDSEEEDLCAISDRWAFQRDSKRWSRLGSFPPPSSHSPEVLHSDMKASASRESVLSDFSDLEGVSVLSSSSSSAGSSGGTSRSQLTMAEPYSSFSSRHLDTTAVSSRSLTENRSSKDLLTLKDMPKKHRSQSFLRKIGSFRRKDKDREAARAKDSDTQGCDLQEGPLQSSMSCTTNESLPGLKQNIPESSQFKRRTKTICRATAGQPASEGSGKQKQKTKSGGIYLEDYEMSLKVPNWTQQLHGPLDLQKDCVVYLPSDHKPGTFPKSLSIESLCPAANDNLGNWRSGNTSLEISMCSSSESQGFGRFRPRRNSCSSMGSIYDNVPEEYRSSEDLFNLGAGGTCDLDDILQHVHGLQHTIDLWSKRVCPELDDLESELPIDPIFPSSVHFEEQSISDVGTAASDFDSTGNSLNEAEEMEMRERRDSGVGASLTRPSRKLRWHSFQNSHRPSLTSASLEINRQSAAQLNLLQKFSLLRLTAIMEKYSVPNKQGWSWTVPKFMKRSKVPDYRDKKVFGVPPIINVQRSGQPLPQSIQQAMRYIRSQCLDQVGIFRKSGVKSRIQMLRKMNETSPDHVSYEGQSAYDVADMLKQYFRDLPEPVFTSKLTDTFLQIYQCVPKEQRLQAVQAAVILLPDENREVLQTLLYFLSDIASAQDNQMTPGNLAVCLAPSIFHLNVSKKESTSPRLIHRRGAAGKPDQKDLNENMAATQGLTHMIIECKKLFQIPHDMMLQSRNSYVAADAHPLPLEGFSRSLLGEPRDYRAFLEDSVQGLLRESMEKFKGWITTPGPESTELSYKKVGDGHPIRLWKVSTEIEAPPLTVLHRVLRERHLWDDDLLHGRVIEALDKNTEIYHYVTDSMAPHPRRDFIVLRKWHSDLPKGACVLVCASVEHDKVQLEGGVRALLLSSRYLIEPCGMGRSRLTHVCRADLRGRSPEWYNKVFGHLCAVEVARIRDSFPVLTARGPETKL; encoded by the exons ATGAGCAGCAGAGATAAGCTTAGAACGCTTGATGATGATG aACTTGAGGCTACAGAAGCTTGTGATTGGCTTCAAGCAGCTGGATTTCCGCAATATGCACAGCTTTATGAAG ACTCTCTGTTTCCCATCGACATCGCCTCTGTGAAAAAGGACCATGATTTTCTGGACCGGGACTCGCTGAAATCCCTTTGCAG GAGACTGACAATTCTGAACAAGTGTGCCTCTATGAAGCTGGAAGTCCATTTCCAGCGCAAACAG AGCGAAGACTCGGAAGAGGAGGACCTGTGTGCCATCAGTGACCGCTGGGCCTTCCAGCGGGACAGTAAGCGATGGTCCAGACTGGGGTCCTTCCCTCCTCCCAGCTCTCACAGCCCTGAGGTCCTCCACTCTGACATGAAAGCCTCAGCCAGCCGGGAGAGCGTCCTCAGCGACTTCAGCGACCTGGAGGGAGTGTCTgttctcagcagcagcagcagcagcgccgggAGCTCTGGAGGAACCTCGAGGAGTCAGCTCACCATGGCAGAACCCTACTCCAGCTTCTCCTCCCGTCACTTGGACACCACCGCTGTGTCCAGCCGCAGTCTCACAGAGAACCGCTCCTCCAAAGACCTGCTGACTCTCAAGGACATGCCAAAGAAGCACAGATCTCAAAGCTTCCTGAGGAAAATCGGATCTTTCAGAAGAAAGGATAAGGACAGAGAAGCAGCCAGAGCAAAAGACTCCGACACCCAAGGCTGTGACCTCCAGGAAGGGCCACTACAGTCTTCGATGAGCTGCACAACCAACGAGAGCCTTCCAGGCTTGAAACAGAACATACCTGAAAGCTCTCAGTTTAAAAGAAGGACGAAGACCATCTGTAGAGCTACCGCCGGCCAGCCTGCTTCTGAAGGCAGtgggaaacagaaacagaaaaccaAAAGTGGAGGGATTTACTTAGAGGATTATGAGATGAGCTTAAAGGTTCCCAACTGGACACAACAGCTTCACGGGCCACTGGATCTGCAGAAGGACTGTGTTGTTTACCTCCCCAGTGACCACAAGCCAGGTACCTTCCCCAAGTCCCTCTCCATTGAGAGTTTATGTCCCGCAGCCAACGACAATCTTGGGAACTGGAGATCGGGCAACACGTCATTAGAGATCTCGATGTGCAGCAGCAGTGAATCGCAAGGCTTTGGCAGGTTTCGTCCACGCAGGAACTCGTGCAGCTCCATGGGAAGCATCTATGACAACGTACCCGAAGAGTACCGCAGCTCAGAGGACCTTTTCAATTTAGGAGCGGGAGGCACTTGCGACCTGGATGATATCCTGCAGCATGTTCACGGGCTCCAGCACACGATCGATCTCTGGTCCAAAAGAGTTTGTCCCGAGCTGGATGACTTGGAGTCTGAACTGCCCATTGACCCCATCTTCCCATCCAGTGTCCATTTTGAAGAGCAGTCCATATCGGACGTGGGAACCGCAGCTAGTGACTTTGACAGTACAGGGAATTCTTTAAATGAAGCAGAAGAGATGGAAATGAGGGAACGGAGGGATTCGGGAGTGGGGGCCTCGTTGACCAGGCCTAGTAG GAAGCTGAGGTGGCACAGTTTCCAGAACTCGCATCGTCCCAGCCTGACCTCTGCATCTCTGGAGATCAACCGCCAGTCAGCCGCTCAGCTCAACCTGCTGCAGAAATTCTCACTGCTGCGACTCACTGCCATCATGGAGAAGTACTCTGTGCCCAATAAGCAGGGCTGGAGCTG GACGGTGCCAAAGTTCATGAAGAGAAGTAAAGTTCCTGACTACCGGGACAAGAAAGTGTTTGGGGTTCCCCCGATCATCAACGTGCAGCGGAGCGGGCAGCCCCTGCCTCAGAGCATCCAGCAAGCCATGCGATACATCCGCAGCCAGTGCCTGGACCAG GTTGGTATCTTCCGGAAGTCAGGTGTGAAGTCTCGGATCCAGATGCTGAGGAAGATGAACGAGACCTCGCCTGACCATGTGAGTTACGAGGGGCAGTCTGCCTATGACGTGGCGGACATGCTGAAGCAGTATTTCAGGGACCTTCCAGAGCCTGTGTTCACCAGCAAGCTGACTGACACCTTCCTCCAGATCTATCAGT GTGTCCCGAAGGAGCAGCGTTTGCAGGCTGTGCAGGCGGCCGTCATCCTCCTGCCAGACGAGAACCGGGAGGTGCTGCAGACCCTGCTGTACTTCCTGAGCGACATCGCCTCCGCCCAGGACAACCAGATGACCCCCGGAAACCTGGCCGTGTGCCTGGCCCCCTCCATCTTCCACCTCAACGTGTCCAAGAAAGAGAGCACCTCCCCCAG ATTGATACACAGGAGGGGGGCTGCAGGGAAGCCTGATCAGAAGGACCTGAATGAGAACATGGCAGCCACCCAGGGACTCACTCACATGATCATCGAGTGCAAAAAGCTGTTCCAG ATCCCCCATGACATGATGTTGCAGTCCCGAAACTCCTATGTAGCCGCAGACGCCCACCCACTTCCCCTGGAGGGGTTCAGCAGGAGTCTGCTAGGTGAGCCCAGGGATTATCGGGCCTTCCTGGAGGACAGTGTCCAGGGTCTGTTACGAGAATCGATGGAGAAGTTTAAAGGCTGGATTACCACACCAGGACCTGAGAGCACCGAATTATCATACAAAAAG GTTGGGGACGGGCACCCCATTCGTCTGTGGAAGGTCTCCACGGAAATCGAGGCTCCACCACTCACAGTGCTGCACAGAGTGCTGAGAGAGCGCCACCTATGGGATGACGATTTACTGCACGGAAGGGTGATTGAGGCCCTGGACAAGAACACTGAAATCTATCACTACGTCACAGACAGCATGGCACCTCATCCGAGAAGGGATTTCATCGTGTTAAG AAAGTGGCACAGTGATCTTCCGAAGGGGGCGTGTGTGCTCGTGTGCGCCTCGGTGGAACACGACAAGGTGCAGCTGGAAGGCGGCGTGCGCGCGCTGCTCCTGAGCTCCAGGTACCTCATCGAACCCTGCGGGATGGGCCGCTCCAGACTGACGCACGTCTGCCGTGCCGACCTCAG gGGCCGCTCTCCTGAATGGTATAACAAGGTGTTTGGACATCTCTGCGCAGTGGAGGTTGCTAGGATACGAGACTCTTTCCCTGTGTTAACAGCGCGGGGGCCTGAAACGAAGCTGTAG
- the LOC117412084 gene encoding stAR-related lipid transfer protein 13-like isoform X3, translated as MPFLSCLCSLFRRARGLPSLWDRKDAELEATEACDWLQAAGFPQYAQLYEDSLFPIDIASVKKDHDFLDRDSLKSLCRRLTILNKCASMKLEVHFQRKQSEDSEEEDLCAISDRWAFQRDSKRWSRLGSFPPPSSHSPEVLHSDMKASASRESVLSDFSDLEGVSVLSSSSSSAGSSGGTSRSQLTMAEPYSSFSSRHLDTTAVSSRSLTENRSSKDLLTLKDMPKKHRSQSFLRKIGSFRRKDKDREAARAKDSDTQGCDLQEGPLQSSMSCTTNESLPGLKQNIPESSQFKRRTKTICRATAGQPASEGSGKQKQKTKSGGIYLEDYEMSLKVPNWTQQLHGPLDLQKDCVVYLPSDHKPGTFPKSLSIESLCPAANDNLGNWRSGNTSLEISMCSSSESQGFGRFRPRRNSCSSMGSIYDNVPEEYRSSEDLFNLGAGGTCDLDDILQHVHGLQHTIDLWSKRVCPELDDLESELPIDPIFPSSVHFEEQSISDVGTAASDFDSTGNSLNEAEEMEMRERRDSGVGASLTRPSRKLRWHSFQNSHRPSLTSASLEINRQSAAQLNLLQKFSLLRLTAIMEKYSVPNKQGWSWTVPKFMKRSKVPDYRDKKVFGVPPIINVQRSGQPLPQSIQQAMRYIRSQCLDQVGIFRKSGVKSRIQMLRKMNETSPDHVSYEGQSAYDVADMLKQYFRDLPEPVFTSKLTDTFLQIYQCVPKEQRLQAVQAAVILLPDENREVLQTLLYFLSDIASAQDNQMTPGNLAVCLAPSIFHLNVSKKESTSPRLIHRRGAAGKPDQKDLNENMAATQGLTHMIIECKKLFQIPHDMMLQSRNSYVAADAHPLPLEGFSRSLLGEPRDYRAFLEDSVQGLLRESMEKFKGWITTPGPESTELSYKKVGDGHPIRLWKVSTEIEAPPLTVLHRVLRERHLWDDDLLHGRVIEALDKNTEIYHYVTDSMAPHPRRDFIVLRKWHSDLPKGACVLVCASVEHDKVQLEGGVRALLLSSRYLIEPCGMGRSRLTHVCRADLRGRSPEWYNKVFGHLCAVEVARIRDSFPVLTARGPETKL; from the exons aACTTGAGGCTACAGAAGCTTGTGATTGGCTTCAAGCAGCTGGATTTCCGCAATATGCACAGCTTTATGAAG ACTCTCTGTTTCCCATCGACATCGCCTCTGTGAAAAAGGACCATGATTTTCTGGACCGGGACTCGCTGAAATCCCTTTGCAG GAGACTGACAATTCTGAACAAGTGTGCCTCTATGAAGCTGGAAGTCCATTTCCAGCGCAAACAG AGCGAAGACTCGGAAGAGGAGGACCTGTGTGCCATCAGTGACCGCTGGGCCTTCCAGCGGGACAGTAAGCGATGGTCCAGACTGGGGTCCTTCCCTCCTCCCAGCTCTCACAGCCCTGAGGTCCTCCACTCTGACATGAAAGCCTCAGCCAGCCGGGAGAGCGTCCTCAGCGACTTCAGCGACCTGGAGGGAGTGTCTgttctcagcagcagcagcagcagcgccgggAGCTCTGGAGGAACCTCGAGGAGTCAGCTCACCATGGCAGAACCCTACTCCAGCTTCTCCTCCCGTCACTTGGACACCACCGCTGTGTCCAGCCGCAGTCTCACAGAGAACCGCTCCTCCAAAGACCTGCTGACTCTCAAGGACATGCCAAAGAAGCACAGATCTCAAAGCTTCCTGAGGAAAATCGGATCTTTCAGAAGAAAGGATAAGGACAGAGAAGCAGCCAGAGCAAAAGACTCCGACACCCAAGGCTGTGACCTCCAGGAAGGGCCACTACAGTCTTCGATGAGCTGCACAACCAACGAGAGCCTTCCAGGCTTGAAACAGAACATACCTGAAAGCTCTCAGTTTAAAAGAAGGACGAAGACCATCTGTAGAGCTACCGCCGGCCAGCCTGCTTCTGAAGGCAGtgggaaacagaaacagaaaaccaAAAGTGGAGGGATTTACTTAGAGGATTATGAGATGAGCTTAAAGGTTCCCAACTGGACACAACAGCTTCACGGGCCACTGGATCTGCAGAAGGACTGTGTTGTTTACCTCCCCAGTGACCACAAGCCAGGTACCTTCCCCAAGTCCCTCTCCATTGAGAGTTTATGTCCCGCAGCCAACGACAATCTTGGGAACTGGAGATCGGGCAACACGTCATTAGAGATCTCGATGTGCAGCAGCAGTGAATCGCAAGGCTTTGGCAGGTTTCGTCCACGCAGGAACTCGTGCAGCTCCATGGGAAGCATCTATGACAACGTACCCGAAGAGTACCGCAGCTCAGAGGACCTTTTCAATTTAGGAGCGGGAGGCACTTGCGACCTGGATGATATCCTGCAGCATGTTCACGGGCTCCAGCACACGATCGATCTCTGGTCCAAAAGAGTTTGTCCCGAGCTGGATGACTTGGAGTCTGAACTGCCCATTGACCCCATCTTCCCATCCAGTGTCCATTTTGAAGAGCAGTCCATATCGGACGTGGGAACCGCAGCTAGTGACTTTGACAGTACAGGGAATTCTTTAAATGAAGCAGAAGAGATGGAAATGAGGGAACGGAGGGATTCGGGAGTGGGGGCCTCGTTGACCAGGCCTAGTAG GAAGCTGAGGTGGCACAGTTTCCAGAACTCGCATCGTCCCAGCCTGACCTCTGCATCTCTGGAGATCAACCGCCAGTCAGCCGCTCAGCTCAACCTGCTGCAGAAATTCTCACTGCTGCGACTCACTGCCATCATGGAGAAGTACTCTGTGCCCAATAAGCAGGGCTGGAGCTG GACGGTGCCAAAGTTCATGAAGAGAAGTAAAGTTCCTGACTACCGGGACAAGAAAGTGTTTGGGGTTCCCCCGATCATCAACGTGCAGCGGAGCGGGCAGCCCCTGCCTCAGAGCATCCAGCAAGCCATGCGATACATCCGCAGCCAGTGCCTGGACCAG GTTGGTATCTTCCGGAAGTCAGGTGTGAAGTCTCGGATCCAGATGCTGAGGAAGATGAACGAGACCTCGCCTGACCATGTGAGTTACGAGGGGCAGTCTGCCTATGACGTGGCGGACATGCTGAAGCAGTATTTCAGGGACCTTCCAGAGCCTGTGTTCACCAGCAAGCTGACTGACACCTTCCTCCAGATCTATCAGT GTGTCCCGAAGGAGCAGCGTTTGCAGGCTGTGCAGGCGGCCGTCATCCTCCTGCCAGACGAGAACCGGGAGGTGCTGCAGACCCTGCTGTACTTCCTGAGCGACATCGCCTCCGCCCAGGACAACCAGATGACCCCCGGAAACCTGGCCGTGTGCCTGGCCCCCTCCATCTTCCACCTCAACGTGTCCAAGAAAGAGAGCACCTCCCCCAG ATTGATACACAGGAGGGGGGCTGCAGGGAAGCCTGATCAGAAGGACCTGAATGAGAACATGGCAGCCACCCAGGGACTCACTCACATGATCATCGAGTGCAAAAAGCTGTTCCAG ATCCCCCATGACATGATGTTGCAGTCCCGAAACTCCTATGTAGCCGCAGACGCCCACCCACTTCCCCTGGAGGGGTTCAGCAGGAGTCTGCTAGGTGAGCCCAGGGATTATCGGGCCTTCCTGGAGGACAGTGTCCAGGGTCTGTTACGAGAATCGATGGAGAAGTTTAAAGGCTGGATTACCACACCAGGACCTGAGAGCACCGAATTATCATACAAAAAG GTTGGGGACGGGCACCCCATTCGTCTGTGGAAGGTCTCCACGGAAATCGAGGCTCCACCACTCACAGTGCTGCACAGAGTGCTGAGAGAGCGCCACCTATGGGATGACGATTTACTGCACGGAAGGGTGATTGAGGCCCTGGACAAGAACACTGAAATCTATCACTACGTCACAGACAGCATGGCACCTCATCCGAGAAGGGATTTCATCGTGTTAAG AAAGTGGCACAGTGATCTTCCGAAGGGGGCGTGTGTGCTCGTGTGCGCCTCGGTGGAACACGACAAGGTGCAGCTGGAAGGCGGCGTGCGCGCGCTGCTCCTGAGCTCCAGGTACCTCATCGAACCCTGCGGGATGGGCCGCTCCAGACTGACGCACGTCTGCCGTGCCGACCTCAG gGGCCGCTCTCCTGAATGGTATAACAAGGTGTTTGGACATCTCTGCGCAGTGGAGGTTGCTAGGATACGAGACTCTTTCCCTGTGTTAACAGCGCGGGGGCCTGAAACGAAGCTGTAG